Below is a genomic region from Culicoides brevitarsis isolate CSIRO-B50_1 chromosome 2, AGI_CSIRO_Cbre_v1, whole genome shotgun sequence.
ATGCAAATGGCGACTTAATTCTTTGCAATCCGATGATTGGAAGTGAAATTTATCGAGATCCCGACTCGAGATATTACGTTCCAGCCGATCGTTTAAAGGGAGAAAAGGAATTCCCCCCGTACTGCTCGGGATATGCGATTTTTTATGCAGGAAAAACCGCGAAAAAGCTCTACGATGAAGCGCAGACCCTTCCGTATATCGGGGTCGATGACGCTTTTATCACAGGAGTCGCCCGGGAACAAGCTCATATCAACTTCACAGAATACAAAAACTTAGAAAGACCGGAAATCGACTGGTTATTGAGAGATTTGACAGATTTCCAAGATGACGCAATGCGAAATTTCTTCATTGGCCCGTTCGAAATCGAGCCAGACGTAATGAGGCAACTTTGGGATGCCCTCGtgatgtttttatttgaagtcAGATACGTTTCCGATTGATTGGAGGTCGAAAGCAAATATGAAACAACCAGTTCGTCAtcgaaaaactaataaaatatgagATAAAAAAGACATCTGTCAGGTTTTATTGacttagacaaaaaatttttagaaaaattaaacacttgaacaaataattttcaaacaaattcgaaacttttaccaaaaatatctaaaataaaatttttagttccgTTTTAAACCTCAAAgagaattcataaaatatggaaataataaatataattttaaaaaatagtaaaattcggcgcaatttaaagaaatattgccTTAAATTACTCGGAATATGgttaatttttctcacatttttatatttcgtcataataaattttaaattcgagactcaaaaagacaattttaagCTCGATCGAACATTTTTGGACGGTCCCAACTTCTATTTCAACATTCAGCAGCCCGCTTGCAACAAAAcggatttattaattttagtctCGTCAGCTCCTAATAATTACGCAAAACGACAAGCTATACGAAGAACGTGggcaaatcaaacaaaaaatgccaAACTTGGTCGTTTTCGAGTGCATTTCCTTCTGGGAATGCcaaaacacgcaaaaaatgtgcaaccaaaaattttaaaagaaaattacgattttCGGGATATTATTCAAGGATCTTTTGTCGATCATTATAACAATATGacctacaaaaatttgatgggTCTCAAATGGGTCAAAGAATATTGTCCGTACCCCAAATTGTTGCTAAAAGTTGATGATGACGTCATGGTTAACACTCCACTCATTCTAAGGTCCATCAAGGAAAATTTCTGGGAGAAAATTAAGGATGTTAATTACGATTTTATTTTCtgcaaacaaattaaaaattccccGATTCGAAGAAATGTGAGAGATAAGTGGTACGTTTCAGAAGAACAAGTGCCGGGAAAATTTTATCCGGATTATTGCCCGGGATATGCGATTTTTTATGCGCCTCGTACGGCGATTCGGTTGTATAATGAAGCTGTGAATTTGCCGTTATTTTGGATTGATGACGTATTTATTACGGGAATTGTGCGGGAAAAAATTGGCATTAATCTGACAGATTGTCGTTGgttgatgaacaaaaaaatgcacacatttagcttgaaaaataagtttattggAGCGTTTAATTTCGATATTGCTAATAGAGCGGATGAAATGTGGGAAGATaccaaatattcaattaattttaaaaaaattaaattttaaataaatttttaatattaaaaaaatttaaatatttttaattaaaaaactttggcaattttcataaatttttttgaattaattaattgaattttattttattttttttttatattttgacttttaactaaagttttaatataagaaaaagttaaaataagtcaaaaatatttttttttattttttaccaaattatgagaaaattttcgaaaaaaatgtaaatttattttaattaatttgccaTTAGAATGTATAAACCCCaattttgaacgtttttaAGCTTTCATGCtcctaaaatttacttttttgactCCTGAATTGTCTTATGACGATATCAACCCAcaagaaatttgataaaaaattgattttgcttgaaaaattaaataaatataaaatttttcttacccaACTGACAATTCCAACTTGAACCCAGCGACCATCATTCAACATCAACGGGCCTCCAGAGTCTCCCGAGCAGGAATCTTTGCCTCCAGTTCCAGCACAAATCATCGAATCAATGATGCCtacaacaataaaatgaattaacgcacgaaaattcattaaaaaaaattagattttaccTCCAGGTGCGGTTGCTCCATACTTTTGCTTGCATTCCTGATTCGACCAAATGTGCAAATCGACTTCCTGCAACGTCGATGGTTGTCGCCCGTTTTCCAACAAACTTCCCCAGCCAGCAACTGTTCCCGTTAATCCGTTATATTTGCGAGATGAGCTTGCCGATGGAAGACAAATTGGACGAATTTTGCTCGTAAATTGCACTGGTTGATCGAGTGTTAAAATTGCAATGTcgttgtactaaaaaattattgaaaaatattaaaattgaatagttttaagggaattttaagaaatttcttaccaGAGTTCTCATATCAAAGCCACGATGACGCACTAAACGTTTGACGCGACGTTCAACGTGTTGCGTTTCGGTAGTTGTGTGGATGTTATGTTCTCCTAAACGGACTGTCAAGCGAGCGACATCCCATGAAGACATGCTAcggaagaattttattattttttgaaattatgacTTAaagttaagcttaaaattaagtaaaaatatattttttttgatttcaagtTTAGCCTGAggtttagaaaaattcaaacttctATTAGTTAATGACTTTCAGACCAAATTTTggagcaaataataaaaaaaatctaaaaattttgataataggtaattaagaaattatgaaaaaaaaagtaatcaagTACctactaaattttgaaaatttacaagtttctacttaatattttacaaaaaaaagttgtaggagggaataaaaaatcttttaaaaattaaaaaaaaattttaaaaaaatgttaaaaaattacgaaaaaaattataaattttaaaaattcattaattaattaggccgctccaaatgaaactcaatagttttgtccaaaatttttaaaaattttttggaaaaaatttttggggggggagcaaaaaaaaataaaaaaattttgaaataactttaaaaaatgccaaaaaattcgaaataatctttttcgatatttttgttgttttgagtttttaacattgatatttgtgtattaaaaattgatttaaaaacattttaattaaaatttcataaaaaactttatcattttctaaatttttttttatcaaaaattttattatttaaaaataatatcataaaaatacctaactgtcaatttatttttgaaaaaaaaaaattttttttctcaaattttcaaaatttttttctaataaaattttatgtcgattttgaatttcaaaaactactaaaaattgaaaaattttcttaaaagttttatgaaaaattatgaaaatacaccaaaaaccgttaatttttgatgaaatttttaacttttttttttattttttttatttatttatttatttttatttttattaaaaaaattatttaagaaattaagaaaaaggtcatttattttgactttaagGGACAAAACTCTTAACTTTTTggataaactttaaaatttatgaataattttagccaaaagaaataaaatttgctcatttttaacacagaagaatttttttggtattttaacttgatataaaattattcaaaatcaaaattttcatgtaaaaatcattcaaaaaagttaaacattttgccatcaaaattttttgcaactccaatttttgtaaaaaaaaataaaaaaaattacgacttACTGAGCGATGCAATGTGCTGCAgtcaaaatatgaatattatcGATAAGACTTCCTCCGCAAAATTGTTTGCCCCCGTTGAACAAAACTGCAATCCATGGCCAGGCACCCAACACCGAAGGACGTCCTCCAACAACTTTGAACGCATCATCCTCCGTTTCAATCACGCGAGCACTTTTGGCACCACACGACGCATCATTAAAACTCGAACTTTCACTTTCCTCCGTTTCCGTTGGCGCAGGAGGAGGATGCGTTGCCGAAGTTGGGGGCCATCCAGGCCACGAAGTTGTCGAAGTCGTTCGTTTCGTCGTGTAACGTGTCGTGGTTCGTTTACTCGTTGTCGTTGGCGGAGGAGCTGGCGTCGTCGTTGGTGCCCCGAAATGCGGCGGATGCGTTGCTGGCGTGTGATCTGGCGGATGTGTCGGAATTGGTGGCGGCCAACTTGGGTAATTGCTGTCTTTTATGCCGCCCAAATCGTTACTTTCCTCAACAGTGACGGGTGACTCGGTACCTGCTCCAACTTGCTGAACGCTATTTGTGCAACAAATCCCGAACGTTTGATAGCCCATTTCGTTGTAATAACTGCACGTGTCGTAATTTCCGATAATCCAACGCTCCCACGAATACAAATCCGGAAACTTGAAATACGGATAGCAATTTTTCAGGGAAGTACAAGTGCCAAGGACGTTATTTGAGGCTAAACACAACGATCCCTCGCTCACTTGGGTCCATGGGTTTTTCAAATTCCAGGCGATGACTTGTCGTGACTTGCGACTCAGCACagcagctaaaaaaaaataaatcaaaaaaaattgttagaagttgtttttttttaatcctatTATGGGCGGCGTAACATTGCGAATAttctttgttttaattttttgagatcaatgacaacaatttttttttttgattgacacGTTAATCCGCAAGTTAAATTTTGTCGCGTCTACTGTTttgttttgatcaaattttaatcaaaaacacGTGTTGGTGGTATTTTTGCACTGAATTCGATTGATTGATATTCGAGAGATCCATTGACTCATTAGCGAATGTTTACATTGTCTCATGATAAAATCTTCAgacaactttttgttttttgcttcGGCATGTAATTGGCGTTCTAGATCATGTCTTGCATTTATTCATCAGGTTCGTCGATTGATGTTTCGTTGCattctttcattcattcatttattcggagttattttatttttgctgttttatttatttcttgatatgtataaatatttacgatGGAGGGGTTTTGCGTTCtagtttattgttttttatgtgtaattttttaatttatttattttgttcatcttgatgaattttgttcattaaaaattgtttttagagTAAATTTTAACCTGGAAAAAGTGCGGGAACCTGGGAACCTCCTTCCcgggaaatttacaaatatcataaagaaaaaaattgaatttttaagagaaaaatttcataatttaaaaattaaaatttgtaaaattacttaaaaaatatataaaattgactatatttatgattttttctaatatcttggggtaaatataattttgggaGATGAGTTTGGTTCCCGGGAAAaactaaactttttccatgtctgtaaccaattttcaaatttttgttaaatatttagttatagttattttttaaaatgtatttcaatttttaaaatttattcaaatttaatattttttattaattttatttttttctgttcggtttttttttttgagatgatCTCTAAATTTagtaacaaaagtttttcaatttgaaaattttactttaattttaaatatattttttttattttattttttattaaatttttgaattgtttaaattttttcaagttaactttttctcaaaacttaaattgctttaaaaattattttcattcgaATTGCAgagttttccacaaattttaaactttatttaaatattaatttttttaaataatattaattaactattttttatttttgtgcattttagcttaaaatttagtgttttttattttaaatatatattttttttattttgcttttttttttgctaaacagaataaaatatgtagatttttctatttatttatcttaaaatttttgttttttttttattttttttaatttaatttaattttactgaaTATTTACGTTACTTTAGGAgctttatgttaaaaaaattaaattattcattgaaaaaaaaaacaaaaattaaattaaattaaaaattttaataaaagctttaattaattactactCAATTCATACagatttttcctcaatttttaatttttatgatttttttaaatatttttttatatttatttttttttgtatttttttattttttaaatttattcacat
It encodes:
- the LOC134828578 gene encoding clotting factor G beta subunit, with protein sequence MAAVLSRKSRQVIAWNLKNPWTQVSEGSLCLASNNVLGTCTSLKNCYPYFKFPDLYSWERWIIGNYDTCSYYNEMGYQTFGICCTNSVQQVGAGTESPVTVEESNDLGGIKDSNYPSWPPPIPTHPPDHTPATHPPHFGAPTTTPAPPPTTTSKRTTTRYTTKRTTSTTSWPGWPPTSATHPPPAPTETEESESSSFNDASCGAKSARVIETEDDAFKVVGGRPSVLGAWPWIAVLFNGGKQFCGGSLIDNIHILTAAHCIAHMSSWDVARLTVRLGEHNIHTTTETQHVERRVKRLVRHRGFDMRTLYNDIAILTLDQPVQFTSKIRPICLPSASSSRKYNGLTGTVAGWGSLLENGRQPSTLQEVDLHIWSNQECKQKYGATAPGGIIDSMICAGTGGKDSCSGDSGGPLMLNDGRWVQVGIVSWGIGCGKGQYPGVYSRVSSFLPWITKNTKDY